The window CATTCAGCGACATACTAGTAGAGATCAAGTCCTCAAATGGCAAGAAAACTGAAAATTATGAATTTGAGGTCATTTTTATTATCTGTGATGGTGCCTCCTCTGTATTATCCATCTATTTTTAAGTTTACTTATGCATACATTAATAAACAGGGTTCTGGAGGTGTTAAGGTCATTGAGGAAAAACGAAAAACAAGCAGCGACCAGAATGAAGAGTATCCAGACATACGAGCTGATTTTGATGAACAAGAGGCTAAGGGTGAGGTTGATTGGGAGGATGGATGTGTGCCAATATCTGGTCAAGATGCAGCATATTGGAAGAATCAAAGTCATTCTGGAACTTCAAGTAAATTTTCTTAATATCTTGCACATTCCACACCCTTAAACAGATTTATAAGAGATGTATAAAAAGTGTATGAAAAGGTTTTCAGTTAATATTTCGAGACATAATTGCCATACTTATTTAGGTATGAAAAATGTAGTTGGTGTGCATGACGGATTTGGTGAAGCGTGTGATAAAGGTCTAGATGATCCTGAAGCATTGAAGAATCAAAGTCATTCTTTTACTTCAAGTAAATTTCTTATTATCTACCATATTTCACACCCATAAAAACATTTATGAAAGATGTATAAAAAGTGTATGAAAAAATTATTCAGTTAATATTTTAGGATTTAATTTTCTATACATATCTTTGGATGCAACATGTAGTTGGTGTGCATGATGGATTTGGTGAAGCCTGTGGTAATGGTCTATTTAATCAAGAAGCCTTCAAGATTCATACGAACAATGATCCTATTTCAGGTAAGGACTTCACTCttcatttacatatattttgCATAGTTCACACACATAAGcacatgtatgaaatatgtataaatattgtATGACAAATGGTTTCATGAAAGATTTTAAGACTTATTTCTAAtacatatgttttgtatgaataATGAAGTTAGTGTGCATGATGGAGTTGCTGAAGCACGTGATAAATGTCTAGATGGTAAGACTATTAGTTTGATGCAATTTAAATGTGATTGAGTTGTTGTGCATGATGGAGTtgctctatattacaaaacataaggacTTCACTCTTCATTTAAATGTATTTTTCATAGTTCACACACATAAGcacatatatgaaatatgtataaatattgtATGACAAATGGTTTCATGAAAGATTTTAAGACTTATTTCTAATACATATGTTTTGTATGTATAATGAAGTTATTGTGCATGATGGGGTTGTTAAAGCACGTGATAAATGTCTAGATGGTAAGACTATTAGTTTGATGCAATTTAAACGACTTATTAAATATATGCtataaaaattttgaaattttgaatttttcgTATCATTCTTTAGATGATGTGGTTGCTGGAATTGATAATTTGGGTAATTTGTGCTATTCTGCCTATAAGGACTGAGTCTAGATGACATTGAATTGCCTCCATATAGCGAGACTCAAATTGTTGCTATTGAAACCAATTACAATCGCAACATTGTTACTCCTGAACTACAACCACGACTCAGAAATCCTGGAAAGTATTGATCATCTCCTTATGTAGGTTTTAGTTCAGTTGGCAGCGGCACGGGAAAATCTCCTAAATACTTCAACATAAAACATCCGTTTGCAAATTACAATGGATTTGATGTTGATGATGCACTGCTCAATGAATTTACCACTTGGGTATATGCTAAAGTGTCTAAAAGAAAGAATAGGTTTGTATAACATATATTATTTATTTACCTATTTCTTCTGCAATGATTGACTGTTTTTGTGTTCCAGAATTTCAGCCTACACTATAAAGGATAATAAGATTGCCAATCCTTATGATTTGGGAATTAAGAGAGTAGACAGAATGGAGTGGTTCTACACTGTCGTTCAGACTGGGAAAGCGTGGGAAGACTCGGTATGTTGTCTCCAAACCATAAATCAGATATattaaaaaaaactaaatttgatTTGTATGAAATCAATATGAATTGTTGTCTGAAATAATATTGTTTTGATTGTTGACTAATTGgaattgtattttttttatttgatctccatttattTGGAGGAGGATTCTTGATTTTTTGTCCTTGTTGGATTTCAAGATTCTATGCTTAACAGTGAATTATTTGTTTAACTAAATTTCAAGTACAATATTCGGTGTGACCCTTTAGGGGTGTTGCAAAATTGGTATTCTTAGGTTGAGATGCCATGTTTAGGATATGTGTGTGGACTGTATGATTTTCATGCTACATCATGTATTAAATTTGTATGAAAAGTAACTTGTTAAATATCCAGTTGTGTATCAAATGTGTATAAATAATGATGTGTAATGTATAAACTCATAAGAGACAGTTCTATCGAATACTTAATTACAGAAATATTTTACCATGTCTAATTCATATTTTAATTGACATCCTTTTTTAGCCTGTCGatgtcattatgcattacttgATGAAAAAGGAAAAGTATGGTTCAAATAACCAAGTGAGATACACAACAACTGATTGTTTTTTCGTAAAGTGGGTTGAGGAGATCCACAAGCAATACAAGGTGTATAACAAAGATAAGCGTTTTATTACTGCTGATCATAAAGCGGCGAAAATTATTCGTAAATTTAACGTGGTCGCAAATATCGCTTGGGATAGAGTTGATTATGTGCTCTTCCCAATCAATTTAAGCGAAGAATATCATTGGGTGTTGGCTTTGTTATGTATCAAAAGCAGGTGTCTCTACGTCTATGATTCATTTCCGGGTGGAGCTATGCATACTAATTCAATTCGAGAAGTCATTGAAATTCTGGCAACTATGGATCTAATGTACTTGCTATTAGCATAGTTCCTTCATAAGTTGATTTTAGACGGGTGCCATCAACCACTACTATAGGCCTACAATACTCCCATCCTCTAATACAAGTATCCAATGCTACAAAGGAATACAAGAAGCGGTCTTCCTCTGTTTTTCCCAAACTAATGACTGAGCCCGGATATGTCTTCTCCAGAATGTATAAGTAGTTGGGCAACTTATTGTACGATTCAGTTGGATCCTTTTGCAACATGTTTGATGCCTTTTCCTTCGCTCTATAAGCTTGCATGTAGGTCATTGTTAAACCATGTTGTTTCCTCATGTCCGATGCTATATCCTTCGGGGTGTATACTCTTTTTGGATCTTCATACTTATCCATTATCATAATTCCAACAACCCCTGAAGTTGCTTGACGTCTTGAATAAATCCTATCTCTTAACAAGCATGAATGTTGATTAAAAAATTTTCTAATTTTGAAATGCCTCGAATCATTCAGACTTGACGATTTAAAACACCAAGAGCAGTCGTCCGCAGAGCATTCAAGAAAATAGCTATTGTTCGATAAAAAATTAATTTCAGAAACagatatagagcctgtttggatgggcttaaaaaaagcagcattttcagcttataagctgcttttttaaagttaagccaaacaaacccaattaattttttgggcttatttcaagcacaaaatggctttaagctgaccagccaaacactcaaaaaagctgaaaacagcttatagccaacttataagccaatccaaacgggctcatatatACAGTTTTCATAGATATATGATAGAACAGTcctacactatatatatataattgaaaaGTTTATTTTCGTAAATGTATCATACATATTTTATTCAACATGTATAGAAATAACAGTAATTGTTTCATACCTTTTTGAACTAGACCTTCTAACCCGAAATTGAAATTGCTTCAAAAAGGCGTGGTTCTTCATAACCGCAACAAGTGTATACTGGTGCTTATAAATCTATTTTTCCGTGACAAATTCATATTGAGTGTCACTTATTATTCCATTTCTTTCACATTCCAAGACCTCAACTTCTACAATTGGAACCATAGCATTCATCTGAATTGTATTTCCATTGTGTGAAGGTTGATTTTCCCATCCGGCTTGTATAGAATGCGAACTGCTTCCTTCTTCTTGATGGAATTCAATTAAGTCCATAGTTGTATCCTTCAGCGTAATACATAAAGGATACTTACTAAAGaagtttttattttcctttttctgGTCTAAATATACATGGACACCCATATCGTTGTGTATGATCATTGGTGGGCATCTATCACTAACAATGTATTTA is drawn from Lycium barbarum isolate Lr01 chromosome 8, ASM1917538v2, whole genome shotgun sequence and contains these coding sequences:
- the LOC132605202 gene encoding uncharacterized protein LOC132605202 isoform X3 yields the protein MKHHMDKSFSDILVEIKSSNGKKTENYEFEGSGGVKVIEEKRKTSSDQNEEYPDIRADFDEQEAKGEVDWEDGCVPISGQDAAYWKNQSHSGTSSMKNVVGVHDGFGEACDKGLDDPEALKNQSHSFTSIGVHDGFGEACGNGLFNQEAFKIHTNNDPISVSVHDGVAEARDKCLDVIVHDGVVKARDKCLDGKTISLMQFKRLIKYML
- the LOC132605202 gene encoding uncharacterized protein LOC132605202 isoform X4, producing MARKLKIMNLRSFLLSVMVPPLYYPSIFKFTYAYINKQGSGGVKVIEEKRKTSSDQNEEYPDIRADFDEQEAKGEVDWEDGCVPISGQDAAYWKNQSHSGTSSMKNVVGVHDGFGEACDKGLDDPEALKNQSHSFTSIGVHDGFGEACGNGLFNQEAFKIHTNNDPISVSVHDGVAEARDKCLDEFQPTL
- the LOC132605202 gene encoding uncharacterized protein LOC132605202 isoform X1 — its product is MARKLKIMNLRSFLLSVMVPPLYYPSIFKFTYAYINKQGSGGVKVIEEKRKTSSDQNEEYPDIRADFDEQEAKGEVDWEDGCVPISGQDAAYWKNQSHSGTSSMKNVVGVHDGFGEACDKGLDDPEALKNQSHSFTSIGVHDGFGEACGNGLFNQEAFKIHTNNDPISVSVHDGVAEARDKCLDVIVHDGVVKARDKCLDGKTISLMQFKRLIKYML
- the LOC132605202 gene encoding uncharacterized protein LOC132605202 isoform X2; translated protein: MARKLKIMNLRSFLLSVMVPPLYYPSIFKFTYAYINKQGSGGVKVIEEKRKTSSDQNEEYPDIRADFDEQEAKGEVDWEDGCVPISGQDAAYWKNQSHSGTSIGVHDGFGEACDKGLDDPEALKNQSHSFTSIGVHDGFGEACGNGLFNQEAFKIHTNNDPISVSVHDGVAEARDKCLDVIVHDGVVKARDKCLDGKTISLMQFKRLIKYML